The following proteins are co-located in the Thermoleophilaceae bacterium genome:
- the pcaC gene encoding 4-carboxymuconolactone decarboxylase produces MSDREQGMKVRREVLGDEHVDRAVENTTPFTEPFQDFITRYAWGEIWSRPGLDRRTRSCITLAALVSLGAENEIGMHVKAAITNGLTPDEIAEVILHTAIYAGVPRANSAFAIAKKVLEG; encoded by the coding sequence ATGAGCGACCGCGAGCAGGGAATGAAGGTGCGCCGCGAGGTGCTCGGCGACGAGCACGTGGACCGCGCCGTGGAGAACACCACCCCCTTCACCGAGCCCTTCCAGGACTTCATCACCCGCTACGCGTGGGGCGAGATCTGGTCCCGCCCCGGCCTCGACCGCAGGACCAGAAGCTGCATCACCCTCGCCGCCCTGGTGAGCCTCGGCGCGGAGAACGAGATCGGGATGCACGTGAAGGCGGCGATAACGAACGGCCTCACGCCAGACGAGATCGCCGAGGTGATCCTGCACACCGCGATATACGCGGGAGTACCGCGCGCCAACAGCGCTTTCGCTATCGCGAAGAAAGTGCTTGAGGGGTAG